One Mangrovimonas cancribranchiae DNA segment encodes these proteins:
- a CDS encoding LytTR family transcriptional regulator DNA-binding domain-containing protein, producing MTSYFIIDNNDEITNTIKKVFADYSMFNSIGFSSSYEEAMNTILKKRPDLVFFNLDDVFNNSFEFISELNTCTDTQTNIIGISRDKNTAYFAIKHNFVDFLLNPLTELEIRKSILKFKKKHLTNYSKMLCLKSYKDFQYINIEDILFLKADNNTTDFYISDGSIVSAFKTLKTYESNLPNNFLRIHKSYIINKNYVSRINYGKLKCTIDNTSHVIPFTKTYFDNIEFINNSLADISFPSQN from the coding sequence TTGACTAGCTATTTTATTATTGATAATAATGATGAAATCACTAATACAATAAAAAAAGTATTTGCAGACTATTCTATGTTCAATTCTATTGGGTTTTCATCATCTTATGAAGAGGCAATGAACACGATCCTTAAAAAAAGACCAGATTTGGTTTTCTTCAATTTAGATGATGTTTTTAATAATTCTTTTGAATTTATATCAGAGTTGAACACTTGTACGGATACTCAAACCAACATAATTGGAATATCAAGAGACAAGAATACCGCATATTTTGCAATCAAACATAATTTTGTGGATTTTTTATTGAACCCTCTTACAGAGTTAGAGATAAGAAAATCAATTTTAAAATTTAAAAAAAAACATTTGACGAACTACAGTAAAATGCTATGTTTAAAGTCATACAAAGATTTTCAGTATATAAACATTGAGGACATTCTTTTTTTAAAAGCCGATAATAATACTACTGATTTTTATATTTCTGACGGTTCAATTGTGAGTGCTTTTAAAACATTAAAAACTTACGAAAGTAATCTTCCAAATAATTTTTTACGAATACATAAGAGCTATATAATTAACAAAAATTATGTCTCTAGGATTAATTATGGTAAGCTTAAATGTACTATTGACAATACTTCACATGTTATTCCATTTACCAAAACCTATTTTGATAACATAGAGTTTATAAATAATTCTTTAGCAGACATATCTTTTCCAAGCCAGAACTAG
- a CDS encoding site-specific integrase, with amino-acid sequence MRNFNDLIEQEYKSAYESAYDLSLKKEFSTPKIYTANNDLSKRWYVYFSFRNPETGKLKRQTPIYGEANKYKTKEERLAVLTILRQVLQKLLRQGYNPYQDNETLYLGSKDKHPTKVIEEKLESIESSFEQDDNGIANKAEVKKTPIEEVEATLQEAFDFDLVLKKKTLQASSLRSYGSHIKIFKEWLKDNKKDVKYIKQVNKAIVSEFLLGIMTKTSARNRNNYRASLSSFFSTLEEHEMVRENFIKKIKNLKTTTTRNKTYTKIQQQEIFDHLENEDPTLLLFIKFVSYNFLRPIEVCRLKIGDINAENRTLSFKAKNSPLKTKIIPEVLWGDLPDLDRHKPEDFLFTPEGIGGVWKTTADNKRNYFSKRFKRVVKDKFGLGEEYGLYSFRHTYITKLYRELRKTLTPFETKSYLMQITGHSTMLALEQYLRDIDAELPEDYSKFIEPR; translated from the coding sequence ATGCGTAATTTTAACGACCTAATTGAGCAAGAATACAAAAGTGCATACGAAAGTGCATACGATTTGTCATTGAAAAAAGAATTTTCCACACCCAAAATCTACACGGCGAACAACGATTTATCCAAACGTTGGTATGTGTATTTTTCCTTTAGAAATCCTGAAACAGGAAAGTTAAAACGTCAGACACCAATTTATGGTGAAGCAAACAAATACAAGACCAAAGAAGAACGGTTAGCTGTTTTGACTATTTTACGGCAAGTGTTACAAAAGCTTTTACGACAAGGTTACAATCCATATCAGGACAATGAGACCCTTTATCTTGGAAGTAAAGATAAACACCCAACAAAAGTAATTGAAGAAAAACTAGAAAGTATTGAAAGTTCTTTTGAGCAAGACGATAATGGCATAGCAAACAAGGCAGAAGTTAAAAAAACGCCTATTGAGGAAGTAGAAGCTACTTTACAGGAAGCTTTTGATTTTGATTTGGTGCTTAAAAAGAAGACCTTACAGGCCAGTAGTTTACGTTCTTATGGTAGCCATATCAAAATATTTAAGGAATGGCTTAAGGATAACAAGAAGGATGTTAAGTATATAAAACAAGTGAATAAAGCAATAGTTTCAGAATTTCTGCTTGGAATTATGACTAAAACATCAGCTAGAAACAGGAATAATTATAGAGCTAGTTTAAGTAGTTTTTTTTCAACATTGGAAGAACATGAAATGGTTCGAGAAAACTTTATTAAAAAAATAAAGAATCTTAAAACTACAACAACAAGAAATAAAACGTATACAAAAATTCAACAACAGGAAATATTCGACCATTTAGAAAATGAAGATCCTACATTGTTATTATTTATAAAGTTTGTTTCCTATAATTTTTTGCGACCAATAGAGGTTTGTAGGTTGAAAATAGGAGATATAAATGCTGAAAACCGTACTTTGAGTTTTAAGGCAAAGAATAGTCCATTAAAAACTAAAATAATTCCTGAAGTATTATGGGGAGATTTGCCGGATCTGGATAGACATAAACCAGAAGATTTTCTATTTACGCCTGAAGGCATTGGTGGAGTGTGGAAAACAACAGCTGACAATAAGCGCAACTACTTCTCCAAACGCTTTAAAAGAGTGGTGAAGGATAAGTTTGGATTAGGAGAAGAATATGGCCTATATAGTTTTAGACATACCTATATTACAAAACTATATCGAGAATTAAGAAAGACCTTGACTCCATTTGAGACTAAAAGTTATCTTATGCAAATAACAGGACATTCAACGATGTTGGCTCTTGAACAGTACCTAAGAGATATAGATGCAGAGTTACCTGAAGATTATTCAAAATTTATTGAACCTAGATGA
- a CDS encoding Two component regulator three Y domain protein, producing MKTTKLAFLLFLVTTLTFASISPREKEALLDFYQATKGNNWVNAWDINKPVNTWYGVTIENNAVVKLHLEMNNLHGILPESLANLTHLKELKLGFNNISGNLPTTLGQLKQLEILELYMNKLSGEIPNELTTLRHLKVLKLYSNSLTGHIPNEMSNLSNLEELLLGSNFFTGVIPKGLGELSKLEKLSLIDNKLEGRIPHEIGNLDNLKELVLSSNQLSGRLPYGIYGLKKLSVIMVSDNNLDKEYVSVIKQDDSSILGIPQNENEAIATDYIDD from the coding sequence ATGAAAACAACTAAACTAGCCTTTTTACTGTTTTTGGTTACCACTTTAACCTTTGCTTCAATTTCTCCACGAGAAAAGGAAGCCTTATTAGATTTTTATCAAGCAACTAAAGGTAATAATTGGGTTAACGCATGGGATATAAATAAACCTGTTAACACATGGTATGGTGTTACTATAGAAAATAATGCTGTAGTAAAGCTACATTTAGAAATGAATAATCTTCATGGAATTTTACCAGAGTCGTTAGCTAATTTAACTCACCTTAAAGAACTAAAACTAGGTTTTAATAATATATCAGGTAACTTACCAACTACATTAGGACAATTAAAACAGTTAGAAATATTAGAGCTTTATATGAATAAATTAAGTGGCGAGATTCCAAATGAACTGACTACTTTACGCCACCTTAAAGTGTTAAAACTATATAGTAATAGTTTAACAGGTCATATTCCCAATGAAATGAGTAACTTAAGCAACCTTGAAGAGTTGTTATTAGGAAGCAACTTTTTTACAGGAGTTATTCCTAAAGGATTAGGAGAGTTATCAAAATTAGAAAAACTGAGTTTAATTGATAATAAATTAGAAGGGCGTATTCCTCATGAAATAGGAAATTTAGATAACTTGAAAGAACTAGTACTTTCTAGCAATCAATTATCGGGGCGTTTGCCATATGGTATTTATGGTTTAAAAAAGTTATCAGTTATAATGGTAAGTGATAATAATTTAGATAAGGAGTATGTATCGGTAATTAAACAAGACGATTCTAGTATATTAGGAATTCCACAAAATGAAAATGAAGCTATAGCAACAGATTATATTGATGATTAA
- a CDS encoding Two component regulator three Y domain protein, with translation MKNSITILFSLLIPFFALSQVSSSEKQALKSLYKATNGDAWTNTWNLNTPVSNWYGVTVENNHVVSLQLHMNNLDGEIPNQLKKLIYLKHLNLGFNKLSGELPKSIGELSNLESLELFMNKLEGEIPESLVNLKKLKVIKLYSNTLEGIIPETLMSLKNLKELSLGSNHLTGTIPTSVGELVQLEKLILLDNHLEGHIPIEIGQLKSLKELVLSSNNLTGVLPFEVARLRHLEIMMVSDNNLEKEYVTVTGKSTPPGLQIIPEDEGMIATDYFDD, from the coding sequence ATGAAAAATAGTATTACAATTCTATTTTCTTTATTAATACCGTTTTTTGCTCTATCTCAAGTTTCAAGTTCAGAAAAGCAAGCCTTAAAAAGCCTATATAAAGCTACAAACGGTGATGCATGGACCAATACATGGAACTTAAATACACCTGTTTCTAATTGGTATGGTGTTACTGTAGAGAATAATCATGTAGTAAGTTTACAATTACATATGAATAATTTAGACGGGGAAATTCCTAACCAGCTTAAAAAGCTTATTTATCTAAAACATTTAAACTTAGGGTTTAATAAGTTGTCAGGCGAATTGCCTAAAAGTATTGGAGAACTTTCAAACCTTGAAAGTTTAGAGTTATTTATGAATAAATTAGAAGGTGAAATTCCAGAAAGTTTAGTCAATTTAAAAAAGCTTAAAGTTATAAAACTTTATAGCAACACCTTAGAAGGTATTATACCAGAAACTTTAATGAGCTTAAAAAACCTTAAAGAATTGTCTTTAGGAAGTAATCATTTAACAGGTACTATTCCAACATCTGTAGGTGAATTAGTGCAATTAGAGAAATTAATTTTGTTAGATAATCATTTAGAAGGTCATATACCAATTGAAATAGGGCAATTAAAATCATTAAAAGAATTAGTCTTGTCAAGCAATAATCTTACAGGAGTTTTACCTTTTGAAGTGGCTAGATTACGCCATTTAGAAATTATGATGGTGAGTGATAATAATTTAGAAAAAGAATATGTAACAGTAACTGGTAAATCTACGCCTCCTGGATTACAGATTATTCCTGAAGATGAAGGCATGATTGCAACAGATTATTTCGACGATTAA
- a CDS encoding ATP-binding cassette domain-containing protein — MLNIHNLSISFQGEFLFEEITFKLGVGDCVGLIGKNGAGKSTMLKILSKELEPDSGQIAADKDLSIGFLKQDIDFEFGKTVLEESYEAFKDIKDLEAKMEHINLQLAERTDYESESYNQLMIDLNDIQHQYEILGGYNYQGDTEKILQGLGFKREDFNKLTDTFSGGWRMRIELAKLLLQNNDVLLLDEPTNHLDIESIIWLENFLKNYQGAVVIVSHDKMFLDNVTNRTIEISLGRIYDYPKPYSEFLVLREEIREQQLAAHKNQEKQIQQTEKLIEKFRAKASKASMAQSLIKKLDKIDRIEVDEEDNSVMTLNFPVSITPGKVVLEAINVSKNYGELQVLNNINLSIARDSKVAFVGQNGQGKSTLAKIIVNEIEHQGQLNLGHNVQIGYFAQNQAEYLDGNKTVHDTMIDAANETNRTKVRDILGAFLFRGEEVDKYVRVLSGGERNRLALAKLMLQPFNVLVMDEPTNHLDIKSKNVLKDALNRFEGTLILVSHDRDFLQGLTNTVYEFKDQKIKEYLGDIDFYLKQRNVENLREVEKRDVVKEESKQSINLSYEAQKQQKSLKNKLSKVESKITQLEKDIKAIDVELAVNYDETVSKPNFFDSYQAKKNQLEQLMLDWETIQEALDAL, encoded by the coding sequence ATGCTCAATATTCATAACCTTTCTATTAGTTTTCAAGGCGAATTTCTATTCGAAGAAATTACATTTAAATTGGGTGTTGGTGATTGTGTTGGATTAATTGGAAAAAATGGTGCAGGGAAATCTACCATGCTTAAAATTCTTTCTAAAGAACTTGAGCCAGACTCTGGCCAAATTGCAGCCGATAAAGATTTAAGTATTGGGTTTTTAAAACAAGATATCGATTTTGAGTTTGGCAAAACTGTTTTAGAAGAATCTTACGAGGCTTTCAAGGATATTAAGGATTTGGAAGCCAAAATGGAACATATTAATTTACAGCTAGCCGAACGTACTGATTACGAAAGCGAGAGTTACAACCAGTTAATGATTGATTTAAATGATATTCAACATCAGTATGAAATTTTAGGCGGTTACAACTATCAAGGTGATACCGAAAAGATTTTACAAGGCCTAGGTTTTAAACGAGAAGACTTTAATAAGCTTACCGATACTTTTTCCGGTGGATGGCGTATGCGTATAGAATTAGCCAAACTTTTGTTACAAAATAACGATGTGTTGCTTTTAGATGAGCCCACAAACCACTTGGACATTGAGTCGATAATTTGGTTAGAAAACTTTTTGAAAAATTATCAAGGTGCCGTTGTAATTGTATCTCACGATAAAATGTTTTTAGATAATGTTACTAATCGAACCATTGAAATTTCATTAGGTAGAATTTATGATTATCCAAAACCATACAGTGAGTTTTTAGTACTTAGGGAAGAGATAAGAGAACAACAATTAGCCGCTCATAAAAATCAAGAAAAGCAAATACAGCAAACCGAAAAACTTATTGAAAAATTTAGAGCAAAAGCCTCTAAAGCTTCAATGGCACAATCTTTAATAAAAAAATTAGATAAAATAGATCGTATTGAAGTTGATGAGGAAGATAATAGTGTGATGACATTAAATTTCCCTGTGTCAATTACACCAGGTAAAGTCGTGCTTGAAGCTATAAATGTGTCTAAAAATTATGGAGAACTTCAAGTATTAAATAATATTAATCTATCTATTGCAAGAGATAGTAAAGTTGCTTTTGTTGGACAAAACGGTCAAGGAAAATCAACATTGGCTAAGATTATTGTTAATGAAATTGAACACCAAGGCCAGTTAAATTTAGGACATAACGTACAAATAGGATATTTTGCCCAAAATCAAGCTGAATATTTAGACGGAAATAAAACCGTTCATGATACCATGATTGATGCAGCAAACGAAACTAATAGAACCAAAGTGCGCGATATTTTAGGTGCATTTTTATTTCGTGGCGAAGAAGTCGATAAATATGTTAGAGTATTGTCTGGAGGCGAACGGAATCGCTTAGCATTAGCCAAATTAATGTTACAGCCATTTAATGTGCTGGTTATGGATGAGCCCACAAACCATTTAGATATCAAATCAAAAAATGTATTAAAAGATGCTTTAAATCGTTTTGAAGGAACATTAATATTAGTATCTCACGATCGTGATTTTTTACAAGGATTAACCAATACTGTTTATGAGTTTAAAGACCAAAAAATTAAAGAATATTTGGGCGATATTGACTTTTATTTAAAACAACGCAATGTTGAAAACCTTCGCGAAGTAGAAAAACGGGATGTTGTAAAAGAAGAGTCTAAGCAAAGCATTAACCTAAGTTACGAAGCGCAGAAACAGCAAAAATCTCTAAAAAATAAATTAAGCAAAGTAGAGTCTAAAATCACGCAATTAGAAAAAGACATTAAAGCAATTGATGTCGAGCTTGCTGTAAACTATGATGAAACTGTGTCAAAACCCAATTTTTTTGATAGCTATCAAGCTAAAAAAAATCAATTAGAACAATTAATGCTAGATTGGGAAACTATTCAAGAAGCATTAGATGCGTTATAG
- a CDS encoding DUF983 domain-containing protein, with amino-acid sequence MIKKGSKLYSILTGSCPKCHQESMYETKNPYILSDVLKINEECSHCHTKYRIEPSFFYGSMYVSYAIGIAFGVAAFVISYLFLGSSLKTAFFAIIGTLVVFAPIIMRLSRNVWINIFMHYDKNLVKKKSE; translated from the coding sequence ATGATTAAAAAAGGCTCCAAACTATACAGCATTTTAACAGGTAGTTGTCCAAAATGCCATCAAGAATCTATGTATGAAACTAAAAACCCATACATTTTATCAGATGTTTTAAAAATAAATGAGGAATGTTCGCATTGCCATACCAAATACCGAATAGAACCATCGTTCTTTTATGGCTCCATGTATGTTAGCTATGCTATTGGTATTGCTTTTGGCGTCGCGGCTTTTGTTATAAGCTACCTCTTTTTAGGAAGTAGTTTAAAAACAGCCTTTTTTGCAATTATTGGAACATTGGTTGTTTTTGCCCCTATTATTATGCGTTTATCTAGAAACGTATGGATTAACATTTTTATGCATTACGATAAAAACTTAGTTAAGAAGAAAAGCGAGTAA
- a CDS encoding FAD-dependent oxidoreductase produces the protein MKVDYIIVGQGLAGVNFCHLLLKQNKSFVVFDDNSQQSSTVAGGLYNPVVLKRFTPVWKSDKQLELVNRVYNDLEAYLETTLDYKLPVKRLFNSVEEQNNWFVAADKYGLQKYLSPKICSNNNVAVPAPYGLGEVLHTGRIDTEHLLVTFKNKLESTYINESFNYDDLIIKEDYVIYKDIQAKSIVFCEGFGLKKNPYFNYLPLNGTKGELLTIHAPDLKIDFVLKSSAFLIPLGDDYYTVGATYNWTDKTNKPSEEGKKELLDKLNTFIQCDFKVVNQKAGIRPTVKDRRPLVGQHPKYNNLYVLNGLGTRGVMIAPYVAQQLYNLIEKDVNLEEEINVTRFSS, from the coding sequence ATGAAAGTAGATTATATTATAGTTGGTCAAGGATTGGCAGGGGTTAATTTTTGCCATTTATTGCTAAAGCAGAACAAGTCGTTTGTTGTATTTGATGATAACTCCCAACAATCATCTACAGTTGCTGGTGGATTATATAACCCAGTAGTTTTAAAACGATTTACACCAGTGTGGAAAAGTGATAAGCAGTTAGAGTTGGTAAATCGTGTTTATAACGACTTAGAGGCTTACTTAGAGACTACTCTAGACTATAAACTTCCTGTAAAACGGTTATTCAATTCGGTAGAAGAACAAAACAATTGGTTTGTAGCAGCCGATAAATATGGCCTACAAAAATATTTGTCTCCAAAAATTTGTAGCAATAATAATGTGGCTGTTCCTGCCCCATATGGTTTAGGTGAAGTGCTACATACAGGAAGAATAGATACAGAACATTTATTGGTTACGTTTAAGAACAAGTTGGAGAGCACATATATTAATGAATCGTTTAATTATGATGATTTAATAATTAAGGAAGACTATGTAATTTATAAAGATATTCAAGCAAAAAGTATCGTGTTTTGTGAAGGCTTTGGTTTAAAAAAGAACCCTTATTTTAACTATTTACCATTAAATGGCACCAAAGGTGAACTATTAACCATTCATGCTCCAGATTTAAAAATAGATTTTGTGTTAAAATCCAGTGCATTTTTAATTCCGTTAGGGGATGATTATTATACAGTAGGCGCTACTTATAATTGGACCGATAAAACAAACAAGCCTTCAGAGGAAGGTAAAAAGGAGCTTTTAGATAAGCTAAATACATTTATTCAGTGCGATTTTAAAGTTGTTAATCAAAAAGCAGGAATTCGTCCTACCGTAAAAGATAGAAGGCCACTAGTTGGTCAACACCCTAAATATAATAATCTTTATGTGTTAAATGGTCTTGGTACTAGAGGCGTTATGATAGCACCTTATGTAGCCCAACAGCTTTACAACCTTATTGAAAAGGATGTTAATTTAGAAGAAGAGATTAATGTTACTCGCTTTTCTTCTTAA
- the gldN gene encoding gliding motility protein GldN, which produces MNLKSILLTVVTISFGVTAYSQANILNAKAPEEIGVKTEAQIAVDNDKPLEYGYVDDRDIMFSKMTWERVVLDERVNFPLYYPIDTNNIGKNRRSLFDVLWKAVKDGKIEKIYDDSYFTAERTIEDLQYSMSKVDTLDIGYEQFNAEGRVDPEYITKTDITSYHISAYLVKGLWYFDKRQGELKYRLLGIAPAAPDVNFLDSDDEANKEPIPLFWVFYPDAREVLHEAKSFNNENSAMPYSFDHILNSRRFNGYIFKEENVYGDRKVTEYISDNALMQLLESERIKEKIRNFELDMWAY; this is translated from the coding sequence ATGAATTTAAAGAGTATTTTATTAACCGTTGTAACCATATCGTTTGGTGTAACTGCTTATTCTCAAGCCAATATTTTAAATGCCAAAGCTCCAGAAGAGATTGGTGTAAAAACAGAGGCCCAAATAGCAGTAGATAATGATAAGCCTTTAGAATATGGTTATGTAGATGATAGAGATATTATGTTCTCTAAAATGACATGGGAACGCGTTGTTCTTGACGAACGTGTTAACTTTCCATTATATTATCCTATAGATACAAACAATATTGGGAAAAATAGACGCTCTTTATTTGATGTACTATGGAAGGCTGTTAAAGATGGAAAAATCGAGAAAATTTACGACGATTCTTACTTCACAGCAGAACGTACTATAGAAGATTTACAATACTCAATGTCTAAAGTAGATACGCTAGATATCGGTTACGAACAATTCAATGCCGAAGGACGTGTAGATCCAGAGTATATCACTAAAACCGACATTACTTCTTACCATATTAGCGCTTATTTAGTAAAAGGATTATGGTATTTTGATAAACGTCAAGGAGAATTAAAGTACAGACTTCTCGGAATTGCACCAGCAGCACCAGATGTTAACTTCTTAGATTCTGATGACGAAGCTAACAAAGAACCTATTCCTTTATTCTGGGTATTCTATCCAGATGCTAGAGAAGTATTGCACGAAGCAAAATCGTTTAACAACGAAAATAGTGCTATGCCATATTCTTTCGATCATATCTTAAATTCAAGACGATTTAACGGTTATATCTTTAAAGAAGAAAATGTATATGGTGATAGAAAAGTAACAGAATACATTTCTGATAATGCTTTAATGCAACTTCTAGAATCTGAAAGAATTAAAGAAAAAATAAGAAACTTTGAATTAGATATGTGGGCTTATTAA
- the gldM gene encoding gliding motility protein GldM, whose amino-acid sequence MAGGKLSARQKMINLMYLVFIAMIAMTMSKEVLSAFGLMNDKFVRANELASTSNTGMLEGLKQKAEEKPDEFRVASNNAQQISKISDDFFKYLGEQKAMILEKGKFEREENGDLPSEKMDKGDFLDEFWFTGDRLTKEGQAFMDRLNKYKTDIEAVLGDDVKYQKAVENFEERFNTKEVVNQDGKKLQWLDYHFQGFPAIASYTKLTAMQNDVKATETNMYNLFLGNTLDEAVSLKNYTAIVVPDKNAFFAGEKFTGKVVLGKYANVTPTKLSVGGESLDLDREGAIDSTGAARIEFTVGNVGEHDVEGQFTFLEDGKELPIDFNGKYVVVPKPNSATISADKMNVVYRGVVNPMTISFAGVPDNKVNASATGLRKTGNGKYEMRPGTGREVTINVTATLGDGSAVADRKTFRIKDIPKPTGTIAGQTGIVKLPRNNVQIATIGAELEDFDFELPIVVSEFKIKVPGQPSVRVSGTKLNSQAKNALRKARRGDQVAIFDIKASIRGNSSYKLKSVSPVVVEITN is encoded by the coding sequence ATGGCAGGAGGAAAATTATCTGCAAGGCAGAAAATGATTAACCTAATGTACTTAGTGTTTATTGCAATGATTGCAATGACCATGAGTAAAGAAGTACTTTCAGCATTCGGGTTAATGAACGATAAATTTGTAAGAGCTAACGAACTAGCGTCTACATCAAACACAGGAATGCTTGAAGGCTTAAAACAAAAAGCCGAAGAAAAACCAGATGAATTTAGAGTAGCTTCAAACAACGCGCAACAAATAAGCAAAATCTCTGATGACTTTTTTAAGTATTTAGGTGAACAAAAAGCAATGATCCTTGAAAAAGGTAAATTTGAAAGAGAAGAAAACGGTGACTTACCATCAGAAAAGATGGATAAAGGTGATTTCTTAGATGAGTTCTGGTTTACAGGAGATCGTTTAACCAAAGAAGGACAGGCTTTTATGGATCGTCTTAACAAATATAAGACTGATATTGAAGCTGTTTTAGGAGACGATGTAAAATACCAAAAAGCTGTTGAAAACTTTGAAGAACGTTTCAATACTAAAGAAGTCGTAAACCAAGATGGTAAAAAACTACAATGGTTAGATTACCATTTCCAAGGTTTCCCAGCTATTGCATCGTATACAAAGCTAACTGCAATGCAAAACGATGTTAAAGCGACAGAAACTAATATGTATAACCTATTTTTAGGAAACACATTAGACGAAGCGGTATCATTAAAAAACTATACTGCTATTGTAGTACCAGACAAAAATGCCTTTTTCGCTGGTGAGAAATTTACAGGTAAAGTAGTATTAGGTAAATATGCTAACGTTACACCAACCAAATTAAGCGTAGGTGGCGAGTCTCTAGATTTAGATAGAGAAGGTGCTATCGATTCTACTGGAGCTGCTCGTATCGAATTTACCGTAGGTAATGTAGGTGAACACGATGTAGAAGGACAGTTTACATTCTTAGAGGATGGTAAAGAATTACCAATCGACTTTAATGGTAAATACGTTGTTGTACCAAAACCTAATTCTGCAACTATTTCTGCAGATAAAATGAATGTTGTTTATAGAGGTGTTGTAAACCCAATGACAATTTCGTTTGCAGGTGTGCCAGATAACAAAGTTAACGCTAGTGCAACCGGATTAAGAAAAACAGGTAATGGTAAATATGAAATGAGACCTGGAACAGGTAGAGAGGTTACTATTAATGTAACTGCTACTTTAGGCGATGGTTCTGCTGTTGCAGACAGAAAAACATTTCGTATTAAAGATATACCAAAACCAACTGGAACTATTGCTGGACAAACAGGAATTGTTAAGTTACCAAGAAACAATGTACAGATTGCAACAATTGGAGCAGAGTTAGAAGATTTCGACTTCGAATTACCAATCGTAGTATCTGAATTTAAAATTAAAGTGCCAGGTCAACCTTCTGTAAGAGTAAGTGGAACAAAACTTAACTCACAAGCTAAAAACGCTTTACGTAAAGCAAGAAGAGGAGACCAAGTTGCAATTTTCGATATTAAAGCAAGTATTAGAGGAAACTCTAGTTATAAGTTAAAAAGTGTTTCTCCTGTAGTAGTAGAAATTACAAACTAA
- the gldL gene encoding gliding motility protein GldL, producing the protein MAQKGKLSTMNMVYGLGAAIVIIGALFKIQHWPYGSLILTLGMVVEAIVFTVSAFEKQQSDLDWSLVFPELAGGQSLGAKKTKKEEPKDAEGLLSKKLDNLLKEAKIDADLMSSLGNSIKNFEGAAKGISPTVDSIAATKKYGEELSLAAAQMESLNSMYKVQLESVNRQAAINEETVENAQKLKEQMQSLASNLSSLNGVYGGMLTAMNKS; encoded by the coding sequence ATGGCACAAAAAGGAAAACTTTCAACAATGAATATGGTTTACGGGCTTGGAGCAGCAATCGTAATTATTGGAGCACTCTTCAAAATTCAGCACTGGCCTTACGGATCTTTAATCCTTACTTTAGGGATGGTCGTTGAAGCAATAGTATTTACAGTTTCAGCTTTCGAAAAACAACAGAGTGATTTAGATTGGTCTTTGGTATTTCCAGAATTAGCTGGCGGGCAATCATTAGGCGCTAAGAAAACTAAAAAAGAAGAGCCTAAAGATGCAGAAGGATTATTATCTAAAAAATTAGACAACTTATTAAAAGAAGCTAAAATCGATGCAGACTTAATGTCTAGCTTAGGAAATAGCATTAAAAACTTTGAAGGCGCAGCAAAAGGAATTTCTCCAACAGTAGACTCTATTGCAGCTACTAAAAAATATGGTGAAGAATTATCTTTAGCAGCAGCACAAATGGAATCTTTAAATAGCATGTACAAAGTACAGTTAGAAAGTGTTAACCGTCAAGCAGCAATTAATGAAGAAACTGTTGAGAATGCTCAAAAGTTAAAAGAACAAATGCAATCATTAGCATCTAACTTATCTTCTTTAAATGGTGTTTATGGAGGTATGTTAACAGCTATGAATAAGTCTTAA